Proteins encoded in a region of the Coffea eugenioides isolate CCC68of chromosome 4, Ceug_1.0, whole genome shotgun sequence genome:
- the LOC113769086 gene encoding putative disease resistance protein At1g50180, with protein sequence MADTIISLVIERTVDLLIKKSVFLKDVGRQIERVRNDLDWMRCFLKDADQKQDEDERIHHWVSQIRAAAYDAEDVIEIFASEVEFFTKNKGLVTKLTYYPLKIVNLYKIGKEIESLQIRLNDIADSREKYGIKNLGEGTSTQGEELQRLRRSSPISEDKDIVGFEKITKSLVKELLKGDKNRRVVSIIGMGGAGKTTLAKKVYNHADVRERFNCRAWVCVSSIYNHKETLRTIIKQLNPVTNELLDMLEKMQEQDLEQRVYQDLQDKCYLVVLDDVWKEAAWDCLSRRAFPDVGTSSRLLLTSCNRDVAVHADALSIPHELKTLGEDDSWQLFLKKALGHGANAVCPSDLEVVGRKIAGRCAGLPLAITVIGGLLLGKKKLKSEWEKVLNNFSAYLSRSQSEAGAILELSYADLPANLKYCFLYLGLFPEDSVISVRKLIHMWVAEGIMQKRDAKNLEETAAYDDVERLCSRNMVQVAEMTVDERIKSCRVHDLLRELAIRKAEDENFFSDP encoded by the coding sequence ATGGCTGACACTATTATCTCTCTTGTTATTGAAAGAACTGTTGATCTGCTGATTAAAAAATCTGTTTTCCTGAAAGATGTTGGACGACAAATTGAAAGAGTCCGAAATGATCTGGACTGGATGCGGTGTTTCCTGAAAGATGCAGATCAAAagcaagatgaagatgaaaggATTCACCACTGGGTTTCACAAATCAGAGCTGCTGCCTATGATGCAGAGGATGTCATTGAGATCTTTGCCAGCGAAGTTGAGTTCTTCACAAAGAACAAGGGACTCGTCACCAAATTGACGTATTATCCCTTGAAAATTGTGAACCTCTACAAGATAGGTAAAGAGATCGAGTCCTTACAGATAAGGCTCAATGACATAGCTGATAGCCGTGAAAAATACGGTATAAAAAATCTTGGCGAGGGAACGAGTACACAAGGAGAAGAGCTTCAACGTCTCCGACGGTCCTCTCCAATTAGTGAGGACAAGGATATTGTGggcttcgagaagataacaaaATCCCTGGTGAAAGAACTTTTGAAAGGGGACAAAAACCGCCGGGTGGTTTCGATCATTGGCATGGGAGGTGCTGGTAAGACAACTCTAGCCAAAAAAGTTTATAACCATGCTGATGTTAGGGAGAGATTCAACTGTCGTGCTTGGGTATGTGTCTCTTCAATTTACAATCACAAAGAGACGCTGAGAACAATCATAAAGCAACTGAATCCAGTAACTAATGAGCTACTTGACATGTTGGAAAAGATGCAAGAGCAGGACTTGGAACAAAGGGTCTATCAAGATCTACAAGACAAATGTTATCTTGTGGTACTTGATGATGTATGGAAGGAAGCAGCGTGGGATTGCCTATCCAGGAGGGCCTTTCCTGATGTTGGCACATCAAGTAGATTGCTGCTTACAAGTTGCAATCGGGATGTTGCCGTACACGCAGATGCTCTTAGCATCCCACATGAGTTGAAAACTTTGGGGGAGGACGATAGCTGGCAGTTGTTCCTCAAAAAGGCCTTAGGCCATGGAGCTAATGCTGTGTGTCCTTCAGATTTGGAAGTAGTAGGCAGGAAAATTGCGGGGCGATGTGCCGGTCTACCACTGGCCATAACGGTTATTGGTGGCCTGCTACTAGGCAAGAAAAAGTTGAAGAGTGAATGGGAGAAAGTTCTCAACAACTTTAGCGCATACCTATCAAGAAGCCAGAGTGAAGCAGGGGCGATTCTGGAATTAAGTTATGCAGATCTTCCTGCCAATCTGAAATATTGCTTTTTGTATTTGGGTTTGTTTCCAGAGGACTCCGTGATTTCTGTGCGCAAGTTGATCCATATGTGGGTTGCAGAGGGAATAATGCAGAAAAGAGATGCAAAAAATTTGGAGGAAACTGCAGCATATGATGATGTGGAACGACTTTGTAGCAGGAATATGGTCCAAGTGGCGGAAATGACTGTTGATGAGAGGATTAAAAGCTGCAGAGTCCATGATTTACTGCGAGAGCTTGCAATCAGAAAGGCAgaggatgaaaattttttttcagaTCCATGA
- the LOC113767740 gene encoding 1-deoxy-D-xylulose 5-phosphate reductoisomerase, chloroplastic-like: MALNLFSPTTEIKAISFLDSSKSNYNLNHLLKLQGGISLKRKDNGGTVGKKVQCSAQPPPPAWPGTALVEPGRKSWDGPKPLSVVGSTGSIGTQTLDIVAENPDKFRVVALAAGSNVTLLADQVKTFKPQLVAVRNESLVDELKEALADVEDKPEIIPGEEGVVEVARHPDAVSVVTGIVGCAGLKPTVAAIEAGKDICLANKETLIAGGPFVLPLAHKHQVKILPADSEHSAIFQCIQGLPEGALRRIILTASGGAFRDWPVEKLKDVKVADALKHPNWNMGKKITVDSATLFNKGLEVIEAHYLYGADYDNIEIVIHPQSIIHSMVETQDSSILAQLGWPDMRLPILYTMSWPDRIYCSEITWPRLDLCKLGSLTFKAPDNVKYPSMELAYAAGRAGGTMTGVLSAANEKAVEMFINEQIGYLDIFKVVEVTCNKHQAELVSAPSLEEIVHYDLWARDYAATLQFSAGLRPALV, translated from the exons ATGGCTCTGAACCTGTTCTCCCCTACGACTGAAATCAAGGCTATTTCATTCTTGGATTCCTCAAAGTCCAATTACAACCTTAATCATCTTCTCAAGCTCCAAG GTGGAATTTCTTTGAAGAGGAAGGACAATGGAGGCACAGTCGGAAAGAAAGTTCAGTGTTCAGCACAGCCACCTCCTCCAGCTTGGCCAGGCACGGCGCTTGTAGAGCCTGGTAGGAAGAGTTGGGACGGTCCAAAGCCTCTCTCAGTAGTTGGATCAACAGGGTCCATCGGAACTCAG ACGCTTGATATAGTTGCCGAGAATCCTGACAAATTCAGAGTTGTTGCACTGGCGGCTGGTTCAAATGTGACCCTTCTTGCTGATCAG GTCAAGACATTCAAACCTCAATTAGTTGCTGTCCGCAATGAGTCATTAGTTGATGAACTCAAAGAAGCTTTGGCTGATGTTGAAGACAAACCTGAAATTATTCCTGGAGAAGAAGGTGTCGTCGAG GTAGCCCGCCACCCTGATGCTGTCTCTGTTGTCACAGGAATAGTGGGCTGTGCTGGTCTAAAG CCGACTGTGGCTGCCATAGAAGCAGGGAAAGACATTTGCTTGGCCAACAAAGAGACGTTAATTGCTGGTGGTCCTTTTGTACTTCCTCTTGCGCACAAGCACCAAGTGAAGATTCTTCCTGCGGATTCAGAACATTCTGCCATATTCCAG TGTATACAAGGTCTGCCTGAGGGTGCTCTTCGACGTATCATTTTAACAGCATCTGGTGGTGCTTTCAG GGATTGGCCAGTTGAGAAATTGAAAGACGTCAAAGTAGCAGATGCGTTGAAGCATCCTAACTGGAACATGGGAAAAAAGATTACAGTGGATTCTGCCACCTTATTCAATAAG GGACTTGAAGTTATTGAAGCCCATTATCTTTATGGGGCCGACTATGACAACATTGAAATCGTTATTCATCCACAATCTATCATCCACTCAATGGTTGAAACACAG GATTCATCGATATTGGCACAATTAGGATGGCCTGACATGCGGTTGCCCATTCTTTACACAATGTCCTGGCCAGACAGAATTTACTGTTCTGAGATAACTTGGCCACGCCTTGATCTTTGCAA GCTTGGGTCTCTGACATTTAAAGCCCCAGATAATGTCAAGTATCCATCAATGGAACTCGCATATGCTGCTGGGCGAGCAGGAGGGACCATGACTGGAGTTCTCAGCGCTGCAAATGAGAAAGCTGTCGAAATGTTCATCAATGAGCA AATCGGCTATCTGGACATTTTCAAGGTTGTGGAGGTAACATGCAACAAGCATCAAGCAGAATTGGTGTCCGCCCCATCCCTCGAGGAAATTGTACATTACGATTTGTGGGCACGTGACTATGCAGCAACCTTGCAATTCTCTGCTGGCTTAAGGCCTGCTCTTGTATAA